The window CCTCCCTGGTGGCGACCCGGTGAGCACGGCCGCCGATCCCGATGGGGTCATAGGTCCGCACATCGGCCTTCATTCGTACGCAGGAACGATTCGTCAACCTGTCGTATCGCACTGTCCGTCGAATGGACGCAGCCATCCGTACCGAACGTCGCCTAGCGTTTGTTCGTGATCAACCATCCGGCCGGTCCACCCGCACAGCCGGGACTCGACCTCGACAACGGCAGCCCACCCCGGCCCGGGCGGAGCCTGACCCCTCTGCCCGCCCGCCGCAGGGCCCGGCTGCGCGCCCACCCCGCGCTCTCCCGGCTCACCGTCCTGCTGGCGGCGTTCGTCTGCGCCGCCTGCGGACTCGTCTACGAGCTCGAACTCGTCGCGCTCGGCAGCTATCTGCTCGGGGACTCGGTCACCCAAACCTCCGTCGTGCTCTCCGTCATGGTGTTCGCGATGGGGCTGGGCTCGCTGCTCGCCAAACGGTTCACCCGCCGCCCGGCCACCGCCTTCGCGCTGGTCGAGTGCGCGCTCGCGCTCACCGGCGGGCTCTCCGTCCTCGCCCTGTACTCCTGCTGGGCCTGGATCGGCCGGTACCAGGCCGCGATGATCGCCCTGACCTGTCTGATCGGGGTCCTGATCGGCGCCGAGATCCCGCTGCTGATGACGCTCGTCCAGCGGATCCGCCGGGAGGACGCCGGGCGGGCCGCGGCCGACCTCTTCGCCGCCGACTACGTGGGCGCGCTGATCGGCGGCCTCGCCTTCCCGTTCCTGATCCTGCCGCTCTTCGGCCCCGGCACCGGCGCCCTGGTCACCGGCGCCGTCAACGCCGTCGCCGGGGCCGCGGTGGTGCTCTGGCTGTTCCGCGAGGAGCCCCCGCCCCGCACCCGGCTGCTGCTCTGGGGCGGCTGCGCCCTCGTCCTCGCCCTGCTCGCCGCGGCCGCCGTCTGGTCCGGGGCGATCGAACGCGCCGCCCGGCAGGCCCTGTACGGCGGGCAGGTCCGGTACGCCGCCCACACCCGGTACCAGGAGATCGTGCTCACCGGCCCCGCCGAGGGCCCGCTGCGGCTGTACCTGGACGGGCGGCTCGCGGTCTGCGGTCCGGACGAATACCGGGGCAGCGAGGCCCTGGTCCACCCCGCGATGGCGGCCGGGCCGGACGCCCGGGTGCTGCTGCTCGGCGGCGGTGACGGCCTCGCCGTGCGGGAGGTGCTGCGGCACGGCGGCGTCCGCTCGGTGCTGGTGGTCGACGCCGACCCGGCCCTCGCCCGGCTGGCCCGGACCGACCCGGGCCTGGCCGCGCTCTCCGGCCACTCCCTGGACGACCCCCGGGTGCGGACCGCCGCCGCGGACCCGCTGGAGTGGCTGCGCGGCGTGCACCCGGGCGAGGCGTCCTTCGACGTGGTGCTCGCCGACCTGCCCGGCCCCGCCGACAGCGGGACGGTGAAGTTCCACTCACAGGAGTTCTACGGCCTCGCCACCCGGCTGCTCGCGCCCGGCGGGCGGCTCGCCGTCCGGGCGGACGACGAGCCGAACGGCCTCTGGCAGGTCGAGTCCGGCCTGCGGGCCGCCGGGCTGCGAACCGTCCCGTACGCCGTCCGGGGCGGCCCCGCCGCGAGCTGCCGGCCCGGCTCACCGGACAGCCAGGCCTTCCTGCTGGCCGCCGCCGCCCAGCCCCCGCTCACCCTCGCCCCGGACGCCCCGCCGCCGCGCGCGTTCACCGCGGACGCCCTGCGGGCCGCCGCGGCCCACCTGACCGCCCTCCGCCCGGCCCGCCCACCGGCCGCGCTGACCCTGCTGGGGCCGCGCTGACGGACGCCCGGGGCGGAGCGGGCGGAACCGGGCGGGGCGGGCGGAGCGGACGGAACCGGGCGGAGGGCGGCCACGAGCGGTCGGCGGAGGGCCGGGTGCGGCCGGTCGGGGACGTCCCGACGGCAGGTAGGGGCCACTGCGCGGACCACCGCGGGTTCGGTCGGTAGGCTCCGTGACATGGAGCATGAGGTTGTCGTCCCGATGCCGGCCGAGCTGGTCCGGCAGGCCCTGCAGGATCCGGCTCTGCTGGCCCGTTGCGTCCCCGGGCTGAGCACCGAGCCGGCCGCTGTCGGCAGCGGGTCCGCCGAGGAGATCGGCGGGCGGCTGAAGCTGCGGATCGGCACCTCCACCATCACCTACAAGGGCGTGCTGTCACTGATCGAGGGCCGCGAAGGCGTCCTCACCGTGTTCGCCGAGGGCGAGGAGGTGCGCGGCAGCGGCGAGGCCACGGCCACCCTCCGGGTCGCCACCGCCGACGGCACCGCGGCCGGGACCACGCTGATCCGCTTCGTCGGCGACCTGAGCGCCACCGGCCGGCTCACCGAGTTCGACGGCGAGACCCTCGCCGGCGCCGGCCGCCGCCTGCTCGACCGCTTCGCCGCCGCCCTCGCCTCCCCCGACGCGGAGGCGGAGGCGGACGTCGACGCGGAGGCGGCGGACGCCGAGGTCGAGGCGGAAGCCGAGGTCGAGGCGGAAGCCGAGGTGGAAACCGCCGTGGAGGCGGCGGACGCCGATGTCGAGACGGACGTCGACGCGGAGGCGGCGGACGTCGAGGTCGAGGCGGAAGCCGAGGTCGAGGCGGAAGCCGAGGTCGAGGCGGAAGCCGAGGTGGAAACCGCCGTGGACGCGGCGGACGCCGATGTCGAGACGGACGTCGAGGCGGAAGCCGAGGACGCCGAGGAGGCGGCCACCGCCGAGGACACCGACGTCGAGGCAGAGACCGAGGACGAGGCGGACACCGACGTCGAGGACGAGGACGAGGCGGAGGACGACGAGGAGCCCACCGCCACCGTGCTCTTCCTGGACGACCACCAGGACAACCCCGGCGACGACCTCGACGACGACCTCTCCGACCTCATCGCCTTCTCCGACGCCGACGCCGAGCGCTTCGGCCTCCCGATCGGTGGCGACCGCGAGGAGGACGACCGTGAGGAGGCCGCCGACGTCGACGGCCCCGCCGCCGAGGCCGGGGACGGCGTCGGCACCGAGCTCCCCGCCGATCTGCCCTTCGGCTACGAGCAGGAGCCGGTGCTCGGCGGCCCGGTCCGCCGCAGCATCGTCGGCCGCTCCGCCGAGGAGGTCGACCACGCCCCGCCGCGCGGCCCGTACGCCCCCGCCCTGCCGGCCCGCAGCGCGCGGGCCCGGGCGGCGTCCCGCTGGGGCGGCGAGGCCGGCGGCATCGTGGTGCCGGGACCGGGCGGCCGCAGCGCGGTGCCGTGGATGATCGGCGGCGGCGTGGCCCTGATCGGCGGCGCCGTGGTCCTGGCCAGGG of the Kitasatospora sp. NBC_01246 genome contains:
- a CDS encoding polyamine aminopropyltransferase, whose translation is MINHPAGPPAQPGLDLDNGSPPRPGRSLTPLPARRRARLRAHPALSRLTVLLAAFVCAACGLVYELELVALGSYLLGDSVTQTSVVLSVMVFAMGLGSLLAKRFTRRPATAFALVECALALTGGLSVLALYSCWAWIGRYQAAMIALTCLIGVLIGAEIPLLMTLVQRIRREDAGRAAADLFAADYVGALIGGLAFPFLILPLFGPGTGALVTGAVNAVAGAAVVLWLFREEPPPRTRLLLWGGCALVLALLAAAAVWSGAIERAARQALYGGQVRYAAHTRYQEIVLTGPAEGPLRLYLDGRLAVCGPDEYRGSEALVHPAMAAGPDARVLLLGGGDGLAVREVLRHGGVRSVLVVDADPALARLARTDPGLAALSGHSLDDPRVRTAAADPLEWLRGVHPGEASFDVVLADLPGPADSGTVKFHSQEFYGLATRLLAPGGRLAVRADDEPNGLWQVESGLRAAGLRTVPYAVRGGPAASCRPGSPDSQAFLLAAAAQPPLTLAPDAPPPRAFTADALRAAAAHLTALRPARPPAALTLLGPR
- a CDS encoding SRPBCC domain-containing protein; translated protein: MEHEVVVPMPAELVRQALQDPALLARCVPGLSTEPAAVGSGSAEEIGGRLKLRIGTSTITYKGVLSLIEGREGVLTVFAEGEEVRGSGEATATLRVATADGTAAGTTLIRFVGDLSATGRLTEFDGETLAGAGRRLLDRFAAALASPDAEAEADVDAEAADAEVEAEAEVEAEAEVETAVEAADADVETDVDAEAADVEVEAEAEVEAEAEVEAEAEVETAVDAADADVETDVEAEAEDAEEAATAEDTDVEAETEDEADTDVEDEDEAEDDEEPTATVLFLDDHQDNPGDDLDDDLSDLIAFSDADAERFGLPIGGDREEDDREEAADVDGPAAEAGDGVGTELPADLPFGYEQEPVLGGPVRRSIVGRSAEEVDHAPPRGPYAPALPARSARARAASRWGGEAGGIVVPGPGGRSAVPWMIGGGVALIGGAVVLARALRRR